One window of Penaeus chinensis breed Huanghai No. 1 chromosome 1, ASM1920278v2, whole genome shotgun sequence genomic DNA carries:
- the LOC125033855 gene encoding proline-rich extensin-like protein EPR1: MVPLLRLLHLLMAPTPSYGPPPKAPTPSYGPPPKAPTPSYGPPPKAPTPSYGPPPKAPTPSYGPPPKAPTPSYGPPPKAPTPSYGPPPKAPTPSYGPPPKAPTPSYGPPPKAPTPSYGPPPKAPTPSYGPPPKAPTPSYGPPPKAPTPSYGPPPKAPTPSYGPPPKAPTPSYGPPPKAPTPSYGPPPKAPTPSYGPPPKAPTPSYGPPPKAPTPSYGPPPKAPTPSYGPPPKAPTPSYGPPPKAPTPSYGPPPKAPTPSYGPPPKAPTPSYGPPPKAPTPSYGPPPKAPTPSYGPPPKAPAPSYGTRPTYGPPPKAPRPTYGPPPKAPRPTYGPPPKAPRPTYGPPPKAPRPTYGPPPKAPRPTYGPPPKAPRPTYGAPPKAPTTYGPPPKAPSPQYGAPANTGPIYINAPPAPAPVLVPAPEPQYAAPAAPRPSYGAPPKAPPKAPAPTYGAPPKAPAPTYGAPPKAPAPTYGAPLKAPTPTYGAPPKAPPKAPTPTYGAPPQAPAPTYGAPLKAPTPTYGAPPKAPPKAPLPSYGPPPKATKAPSYAPPPPTYGPPKPAPTKGTPAPHIIYAGHPPIHVYQQPPVYQVTKAPKAQYAAPAAPKPSYGPPPKAPAPTYGPPKAPPKAPAPSYGAPPKAPPKAPRPSYGAPPRPNYGPPPKAPTPSYGPPPKAPTPSYGPPPKAPAPSYGPPPKAPTPSYGPPPKAPTPSYGPPPKAPTPSYGPPPKAPTPSYGPPPKAPTPSYGPPPKAPRPSYGPPPKAPAPSYGPPPKAPSPSYGAPKAPRPTYGAPKAPRPTYGPPPKAHKAPRPTYGAPPKAPTPSYAPPKPAAKPEPVYVPAPKAYHKPPIIIYQGVRPPVHVYQQPSKGSSSGGHSAPSGGYGAPQAVPSAYGAPKGEDIIAPKGSDSYSAGSAPAPTVNAAPAAAPTSSYAAKSDVVDEVESDWEPSVGYSAYTDASLSVEAIQPQNRVEKNVSAEVSEAKVSTSVSVSASA; this comes from the exons ATGGTGCCCCTCCTCAGGCTCCTGCACCTTCTTATG GCTCCTACACCTTCTTATGGCCCTCCTCCTAAGGCTCCTACACCTTCTTATGGCCCTCCTCCTAAGGCTCCTACACCTTCTTATGGCCCACCTCCTAAGGCTCCTACACCTTCTTATGGCCCTCCTCCTAAGGCTCCTACACCTTCTTATGGCCCACCTCCTAAGGCTCCTACACCTTCTTATGGCCCTCCTCCTAAGGCTCCTACACCTTCTTATGGCCCTCCTCCTAAGGCTCCTACACCTTCTTATGGCCCTCCTCCTAAGGCTCCTACACCTTCTTATGGCCCTCCTCCTAAGGCTCCTACACCTTCTTATGGCCCACCTCCTAAGGCTCCTACACCTTCCTACGGACCACCTCCTAAGGCTCCTACACCTTCTTATGGCCCTCCTCCTAAGGCTCCTACACCTTCCTACGGACCACCTCCTAAGGCTCCTACACCTTCTTATGGCCCTCCTCCTAAGGCTCCTACACCTTCTTATGGCCCTCCTCCTAAGGCTCCTACACCTTCTTATGGCCCACCTCCTAAGGCTCCTACACCTTCTTATGGCCCTCCTCCTAAGGCTCCTACACCTTCTTATGGCCCACCTCCTAAGGCTCCTACACCTTCTTATGGCCCTCCTCCTAAGGCTCCTACACCTTCCTACGGACCACCTCCTAAGGCTCCTACACCTTCTTATGGCCCACCTCCTAAGGCTCCTACACCTTCTTATGGCCCACCTCCTAAGGCTCCTACACCTTCCTACGGACCACCTCCTAAGGCTCCTACACCTTCCTACGGACCACCTCCTAAGGCTCCTACACCTTCCTACGGACCACCTCCTAAGGCTCCTACACCTTCTTATGGCCCTCCTCCTAAGGCTCCTGCACCTTCTTATG GCACCAGACCCACATATGGCCCTCCACCAAAGGCACCCAGACCCACATATGGCCCTCCACCAAAGGCACCCAGACCCACATATGGCCCTCCACCAAAGGCACCCAGACCCACATATGGCCCTCCACCAAAGGCACCCAGACCCACATATGGCCCTCCACCAAAGGCACCCAGACCCACATATGGCCCTCCACCAAAGGCTCCTAGGCCTACTTACGGTGCCCCACCCAAGGCCCCCACAACATATGGCCCCCCACCCAAGGCCCCAAGCCCTCAGTATGGTGCTCCTGCAAACACTGGCCCCATCTACATAAACGCCCCACCGGCTCCTGCTCCCGTCCTGGTACCTGCTCCAGAGCCTCAGTACGCTGCTCCTGCCGCCCCTAGACCTTCTTATGGTGCACCGCCCAAAGCGCCTCCTAAGGCCCCTGCCCCTACATATGGTGCTCCTCCCAAAGCCCCTGCCCCTACATATGGTGCTCCTCCCAAGGCCCCTGCCCCTACATATGGTGCTCCTCTCAAGGCCCCTACCCCTACCTATGGTGCCCCTCCCAAGGCTCCCCCTAAGGCCCCTACCCCTACATATGGTGCCCCTCCTCAGGCTCCTGCACCTACTTATGGTGCCCCGCTCAAGGCCCCGACCCCTACATATGGTGCCCCTCCCAAGGCTCCTCCCAAggcccctcttccttcctatggCCCCCCTCCCAAGGCAACAAAAGCTCCATCAtacgcccctcccccaccaacttACGGCCCTCCCAAGCCCGCCCCTACCAAGGGAACTCCTGCCCCTCATATCATCTATGCTGGCCATCCTCCCATCCACGTTTACCAGCAGCCTCCCGTTTACCAGGTTACGAAAGCACCCAAGGCTCAGTACGCTGCTCCCGCTGCCCCCAAGCCCAGCTATGGACCTCCTCCCAAGGCCCCTGCACCCACATATGGACCCCCTAAAGCGCCTCCTAAGGCCCCTGCACCTTCATATGGCGCCCCTCCCAAGGCTCCCCCAAAGGCTCCTAGGCCAAGTTATGGTGCCCCACCAAGACCAAACTATGGCCCACCTCCTAAGGCTCCTACACCTTCTTATGGCCCACCTCCTAAGGCTCCTACACCTTCTTATGGCCCTCCTCCTAAGGCTCCTGCACCTTCTTATGGCCCTCCTCCTAAGGCTCCCACACCTTCCTACGGACCACCTCCTAAGGCTCCTACACCTTCCTACGGACCACCTCCTAAGGCTCCTACACCTTCCTACGGACCACCTCCTAAGGCTCCTACACCTTCCTATGGACCACCTCCTAAGGCTCCTACACCTTCCTACGGACCACCTCCTAAAGCTCCAAGACCAAGCTATGGCCCCCCTCCTAAGGCCCCTGCACCTTCCTATGGCCCACCCCCTAAGGCTCCCTCACCTTCTTATGGCGCACCCAAGGCTCCAAGACCGACTTATGGCGCACCCAAGGCTCCAAGACCGACTTATGGCCCCCCTCCCAAGGCTCATAAAGCCCCAAGACCAACCTATGGCGCCCCACCAAAGGCTCCTACCCCAAGCTACGCCCCCCCGAAGCCCGCTGCCAAGCCCGAGCCCGTATACGTCCCAGCACCCAAGGCCTACCATAAGCCCCCAATCATCATCTACCAGGGCGTGAGGCCTCCCGTGCACGTCTACCAGCAGCCTAGCAAGGGATCAAGTTCCGGAGGACACTCTGCGCCATCGGGTGGATACGGCGCTCCTCAAGCGGTTCCGTCAGCCTATGGCGCTCCAAAGGGAGAAGATATCATCGCACCAAAGGGCTCAGATTCCTACTCTGCTGGCAGCGCCCCCGCGCCTACAGTTAACGCCGCTCCCGCCGCAGCACCAACCTCCAGCTATGCTGCCAAAAGCGATGTCGTTGATGAAGTAGAGAGTGACTGGGAACCTTCTGTTGGATACTCTGCCTATACAGACGCATCGCTTTCCGTAGAAGCCATTCAGCCACAGAACAGGGTCGAGAAAAATGTATCTGCTGAAGTGAGCGAGGCCAAGGTGTCCACCTCCGTATCTGTGTCAGCATCTGCGTGA